A region from the Aquimarina sp. ERC-38 genome encodes:
- a CDS encoding S8 family peptidase, with translation MKKIIALCVGLHLFMACSKEEKEIEVLQDQDLYSVKEINAFMEDQIKTFGDVDWKKAEAKMLYSAVMRGGEVLSVGYGDKGESFSNGSKTKSTLNARQNVMNIVAENEGVLKSRFEETDGVLNVIDVPISKLETVKALLSTSQIRYLDPMGYNQFAPSGQGYQQKNAGCDMVNEPINSRDVSKITPNALLPWNFAIHKIPQAWAKSTGAGVTIGVIDTGLSSSQSLLNGDINNGASRGRSVKRFGTYIESPWPWAKGVDGPEDRCGHGTQMSAVIGSPRNNKGMPVGVAYNSNLVVYRGTSDVLLDDFHERKGVSNALVALANRSDVKIISMSIGFLYTIGNIRDAVKYAYSKGKLIICAGGTSTNFTNWYGIIFPASMRETVAVTGISDNGYKRCDICHDGNMDFTIVMQRRSNPDRNVPVLGFNNGTTRYSSGSSVATAMTSGIAALIWAKNPRLNRNQVLDKLKRSGEFYPRRDKRFGYGNINALKAVQ, from the coding sequence ATGAAAAAAATTATTGCTTTATGTGTGGGCTTACACCTTTTTATGGCATGCTCAAAAGAAGAAAAAGAAATTGAAGTTTTACAAGACCAGGATTTGTATTCGGTAAAAGAAATTAACGCTTTTATGGAAGATCAAATCAAAACTTTCGGCGATGTAGACTGGAAAAAAGCCGAAGCTAAAATGCTCTATAGTGCAGTCATGCGTGGCGGAGAAGTACTGAGTGTCGGTTACGGAGATAAAGGAGAAAGCTTCTCAAATGGTAGTAAAACTAAAAGTACGTTAAATGCACGACAAAATGTTATGAATATTGTCGCAGAAAACGAAGGAGTGTTGAAATCACGTTTTGAAGAGACAGACGGAGTGTTAAATGTTATTGATGTCCCGATTTCTAAACTCGAAACGGTAAAGGCACTCTTGTCAACTAGTCAAATACGGTACTTGGATCCTATGGGATACAACCAGTTTGCACCCTCCGGACAAGGTTATCAGCAGAAAAACGCAGGCTGTGATATGGTGAACGAACCTATAAACAGTAGAGACGTGAGCAAGATTACACCCAATGCTTTACTACCCTGGAATTTTGCTATTCACAAAATTCCGCAAGCATGGGCAAAGAGTACTGGTGCCGGAGTAACCATCGGGGTTATTGATACCGGGTTGTCTTCAAGTCAGTCATTACTAAATGGTGACATCAATAATGGAGCTTCAAGGGGAAGGTCAGTAAAGCGTTTTGGAACCTATATTGAATCACCATGGCCATGGGCAAAAGGGGTAGATGGTCCGGAAGATCGATGCGGTCATGGTACACAAATGAGTGCAGTAATAGGGTCTCCAAGAAATAATAAAGGAATGCCGGTAGGAGTGGCTTATAATTCAAATTTGGTAGTATACCGGGGTACTTCAGATGTGTTACTTGACGATTTTCACGAAAGAAAAGGAGTAAGTAATGCTTTGGTTGCACTGGCAAATAGGTCTGATGTTAAAATTATATCCATGTCTATTGGTTTCTTATATACCATAGGGAATATTAGGGATGCGGTAAAATACGCTTATAGCAAAGGAAAATTAATTATTTGTGCGGGGGGAACCTCTACTAATTTTACCAATTGGTACGGAATTATTTTTCCGGCTAGTATGAGGGAAACCGTTGCGGTTACCGGAATTAGTGATAATGGATACAAAAGATGTGATATATGTCATGATGGTAATATGGACTTTACCATTGTTATGCAACGTAGGTCTAATCCTGACAGAAACGTACCTGTTTTAGGATTCAATAATGGAACTACTCGCTATTCCAGTGGTTCTTCAGTTGCTACGGCTATGACCTCTGGTATTGCAGCGTTGATCTGGGCAAAAAACCCACGTCTTAACCGAAATCAGGTTTTAGATAAATTAAAAAGGTCAGGAGAATTTTATCCAAGAAGAGATAAACGCTTTGGGTACGGTAATATTAACGCTTTAAAAGCGGTACAATAA
- a CDS encoding Sec-independent protein translocase subunit TatA/TatB, protein MFSTFLFISGTEIAFIIFIVVMVFGADKIPEIARGLGKGMRIVKDATNDIKSEITKSAEKNGINSELPKSVSNNVSEQFKDVKKDLDEITGSVKRTFK, encoded by the coding sequence ATGTTTAGCACCTTTTTATTTATTAGTGGTACTGAAATTGCATTTATCATCTTTATTGTAGTAATGGTGTTTGGTGCCGATAAAATTCCCGAAATAGCTCGAGGCTTAGGAAAAGGAATGCGCATTGTTAAGGATGCAACTAATGATATTAAAAGTGAAATCACTAAAAGTGCTGAAAAAAACGGTATCAATTCCGAACTACCAAAATCCGTATCTAATAATGTTTCTGAACAATTTAAAGATGTTAAAAAAGACCTTGACGAAATAACCGGCTCGGTCAAACGTACTTTTAAGTAA
- a CDS encoding M1 family metallopeptidase, which produces MKKAYFMIAVFMAVLVSNSYAQENNTNQRALGHTNQNKFKQLYDEFATPNVYRNGSGAPGPQYYQQQADYKMDIELDDKNAKLYGKETITYHNNSPDPLEFLWVQLDQNMRAKNSKTPLIQGDGIDPATPSTFFKKKYLSEPFDGGFNITSVKGADGKKITYMINSTMMRVEMDKKLKPGEKFTFSIDWWYNINEHTKDRGRSGYEEFEDGNRSFVIAQFYPRMAVYNDVEGWQVHQFWGRGEFALPFGNFEVNITVPADHILDATGRLSNRKEVFTDEMVARYEKAKKSYDKPVFIVTEKEAKAKEKKFAEDKKTWKFKAEMVRDFGFASSRRFIWDMMAVKVGQKDVMAVSLYPKEGNPLWEEWSTKVVASTLKSYSRMTFDYPYHKAISVHAKNQGMEYPMICWNYGRPEPNGSYDDRTKFGMMSVIIHEVGHNFFPMIVNSDERQWTWMDEGLNTFVQYVAEQDFGENYPKAVAPNKAYPSQRGPAAKIVPYMSGDQRRISPIMTQSNNIHQFGPNAYSKPATGLNILRETVMGRDLFDYAFRTYSQRWMFKHPTPEDFFRTMEDASAVDLDWFWRGWFYTTDYTDIGVEEVKKFVVSKVPTLEATAMVNAQSKSVRTYGNNIFMVEEGGKDYKRLKENGAILEDPVTMNEYLMDNFTKEERATIKQPKYFYEVVFNKPGGLVMPLIVEYTYDDGTKEMITYPAEIWRKNDDRVKKAIASEKAITKITVDPNLETADIDITNNSWPSSNQPSRFEKFKEKVKGQ; this is translated from the coding sequence ATGAAGAAAGCTTATTTTATGATTGCCGTTTTTATGGCGGTATTAGTTTCAAATTCTTATGCTCAGGAAAATAATACTAATCAAAGAGCCTTAGGACATACCAATCAAAACAAGTTTAAGCAACTATATGATGAGTTTGCTACGCCTAATGTATACCGTAACGGTTCCGGGGCTCCTGGGCCTCAATATTATCAGCAACAGGCTGATTATAAAATGGATATCGAACTGGACGATAAAAACGCTAAGTTATATGGTAAAGAAACCATAACCTATCATAATAATTCACCGGACCCCTTAGAGTTTTTATGGGTACAACTGGATCAGAACATGCGGGCAAAGAATTCTAAGACACCGTTAATCCAGGGTGATGGTATTGATCCGGCAACACCTTCTACTTTCTTTAAAAAGAAATATTTGTCAGAACCTTTTGACGGAGGATTTAATATTACTTCTGTAAAAGGAGCAGATGGAAAAAAAATCACCTATATGATCAACAGCACCATGATGCGGGTTGAAATGGATAAGAAGTTAAAACCAGGTGAAAAATTTACTTTTTCAATCGATTGGTGGTATAATATTAATGAACATACTAAAGATCGTGGTCGGTCGGGATATGAAGAGTTTGAAGATGGTAACCGGTCTTTTGTAATCGCACAATTCTATCCCAGGATGGCAGTCTATAACGATGTTGAAGGATGGCAGGTTCATCAGTTTTGGGGTAGAGGAGAGTTTGCTTTGCCTTTTGGGAACTTTGAAGTAAATATTACCGTTCCTGCAGACCATATCCTGGATGCTACAGGCAGACTGAGCAATCGCAAAGAAGTTTTTACTGACGAAATGGTGGCTCGCTATGAAAAAGCTAAGAAATCTTATGACAAACCGGTTTTTATTGTAACTGAAAAAGAAGCAAAAGCAAAAGAAAAGAAATTTGCCGAAGATAAAAAAACCTGGAAGTTCAAAGCAGAAATGGTCAGGGACTTTGGATTTGCTTCTTCCCGAAGGTTTATTTGGGATATGATGGCAGTTAAAGTAGGTCAAAAAGACGTAATGGCCGTATCGCTGTATCCTAAAGAAGGAAACCCTTTATGGGAAGAATGGTCTACTAAAGTAGTGGCAAGTACCTTAAAATCCTATAGTCGGATGACCTTTGATTATCCGTATCACAAAGCGATCTCTGTACATGCAAAAAATCAGGGTATGGAATATCCTATGATTTGCTGGAATTACGGACGTCCTGAACCCAATGGTTCGTATGACGATCGTACCAAATTTGGAATGATGAGTGTGATCATCCATGAAGTAGGTCATAACTTCTTCCCTATGATCGTTAATAGCGACGAACGGCAATGGACCTGGATGGACGAAGGATTAAACACATTTGTACAATACGTAGCCGAACAGGATTTTGGTGAAAACTATCCTAAAGCGGTTGCTCCTAATAAAGCTTATCCTTCTCAAAGGGGGCCGGCAGCTAAAATTGTACCGTATATGAGTGGCGATCAACGCCGTATCTCACCTATTATGACGCAATCCAATAATATCCATCAATTTGGTCCTAATGCGTATTCTAAGCCAGCTACCGGATTAAATATTTTACGGGAAACTGTAATGGGACGAGATCTTTTTGATTACGCTTTTAGAACCTATTCGCAACGCTGGATGTTTAAACATCCTACCCCTGAGGACTTTTTTAGAACGATGGAGGATGCCTCTGCGGTAGACCTGGATTGGTTTTGGAGAGGATGGTTTTATACGACAGACTATACAGATATCGGGGTAGAAGAGGTAAAAAAATTCGTAGTATCAAAAGTACCTACTCTGGAAGCAACAGCCATGGTAAATGCACAAAGTAAATCGGTGAGAACCTATGGTAACAATATCTTTATGGTAGAAGAAGGAGGTAAAGATTATAAACGCCTAAAAGAAAATGGAGCTATTCTGGAAGATCCGGTGACTATGAATGAATATTTAATGGATAATTTTACTAAAGAGGAGAGAGCTACAATTAAACAACCTAAATATTTTTACGAAGTAGTTTTTAACAAACCGGGTGGATTGGTAATGCCCTTAATTGTAGAATATACCTATGATGACGGAACTAAGGAAATGATTACGTATCCGGCAGAAATCTGGAGAAAAAATGACGATCGGGTCAAAAAAGCAATAGCCTCAGAAAAAGCAATTACCAAAATCACGGTGGATCCTAATCTGGAAACGGCAGATATTGATATTACTAATAATAGCTGGCCTTCTTCTAATCAACCTAGTAGGTTTGAAAAATTTAAAGAAAAGGTAAAAGGGCAGTAA
- a CDS encoding DUF6702 family protein — MGSFYFRFFKYVSFLLLISILVSFINLHKFYVSVTQIEFVKEKKALQIISRVFVDDIEKVLNERFGTNFRLDPEKEQPEIQKYVNNYFHKKFNLEVNDQKVETVFIGMEYENDLLLCYLEVNNVKELAQITVENSLLLDLFSEQQNIIHVITEKERKSIILQDEEIKGMLKFGE; from the coding sequence ATGGGATCTTTTTACTTCCGTTTTTTTAAATACGTTTCTTTTTTACTATTGATTTCTATACTGGTTTCTTTTATAAACCTCCATAAATTTTACGTAAGTGTTACCCAAATCGAATTTGTAAAAGAAAAAAAAGCATTACAAATTATTTCACGTGTTTTTGTTGATGATATCGAGAAGGTGCTTAACGAGCGTTTTGGAACGAACTTTCGGTTAGATCCTGAAAAAGAACAACCTGAAATTCAAAAATACGTAAACAACTATTTTCATAAGAAATTCAATCTGGAAGTGAATGATCAGAAAGTAGAAACTGTTTTTATAGGAATGGAATATGAGAACGATTTGTTACTATGTTATCTTGAAGTAAATAATGTAAAAGAATTAGCTCAAATTACCGTAGAAAATTCGCTGTTGTTAGATTTATTTTCTGAACAACAAAATATTATCCATGTAATTACCGAGAAGGAACGTAAAAGTATCATTTTACAGGATGAAGAAATTAAAGGCATGTTAAAGTTTGGTGAATAA
- a CDS encoding carboxypeptidase-like regulatory domain-containing protein: protein MKTKLLLLLFLVTVGCVIAQEKDITITGKINAPVGDDVEGIVIYNKSLNQATITNKKGEFEINAALDNKIEITAMQYQTFTVVVDKSIIDTKKMTVYLNESVNLLDEVVVTPYDLSGNVKADVSRVAVNYGNLANVEEQASAPINDVDYRWTPDELSTAETNIPFGIRMKYGLNFINLFKAAFGSKKNKKTIENVDVAVKRMYDDRFFKENLNLELTQIDDFMDYAEQKGLNASYLKKGKELDLIEFLIVQSEAYKDHIKK from the coding sequence ATGAAAACTAAACTTCTTTTATTACTATTTCTGGTGACCGTAGGATGTGTCATAGCTCAAGAAAAAGATATTACCATTACAGGAAAAATAAATGCTCCGGTAGGAGATGATGTAGAAGGGATTGTAATTTATAATAAAAGTTTAAATCAAGCTACGATCACTAATAAAAAGGGGGAGTTTGAAATAAATGCAGCACTGGATAATAAAATTGAAATTACGGCCATGCAGTATCAAACCTTTACGGTGGTAGTGGATAAAAGTATAATTGATACTAAAAAGATGACGGTTTATCTTAATGAATCCGTTAATCTATTGGATGAAGTAGTGGTAACGCCTTATGACCTTTCCGGAAATGTAAAGGCAGATGTGTCTCGGGTAGCGGTAAACTATGGGAATTTAGCTAACGTAGAAGAGCAGGCAAGCGCACCGATTAATGACGTTGATTATCGCTGGACTCCGGATGAATTGTCTACTGCCGAAACAAATATTCCTTTTGGGATTCGGATGAAATATGGACTTAATTTTATTAACTTATTTAAGGCAGCCTTCGGAAGTAAAAAAAATAAAAAAACTATAGAAAACGTGGACGTTGCAGTAAAAAGAATGTATGACGATCGCTTTTTTAAAGAAAATCTAAATCTGGAGTTGACCCAAATTGATGACTTTATGGATTACGCCGAACAAAAAGGCCTGAATGCTTCTTATCTGAAAAAAGGAAAAGAACTAGATCTGATCGAATTTTTAATTGTACAAAGTGAGGCTTATAAGGATCACATAAAAAAATAG
- the pepE gene encoding dipeptidase PepE gives MANCIIASTSSLFGQQPLAYFKDTIQELYKGCRKVLFIPYARPGGRTHDQYTALVVPIFKELGITLVGIHTFENAVQAIQNTEAFYTGGGNTFMLVHQLYQNQLITKLKEEILKGKPYLGTSAGSNICGLTMQTTNDMPIVQPQSFKTLGILPFNINPHYLDPNPDSTHNGETRETRIKEYHAFNTPPVIGLREGSWIKIKDEKITLQGKLTARIFEQNKTPYEITPETDVSFLK, from the coding sequence ATGGCAAATTGTATTATCGCAAGTACTTCTTCCCTTTTTGGTCAACAACCTTTAGCATATTTTAAAGACACAATACAAGAATTGTATAAAGGGTGTAGAAAGGTACTTTTTATTCCTTATGCCCGTCCGGGCGGAAGAACCCACGATCAATACACAGCACTCGTGGTTCCTATATTTAAGGAACTCGGAATTACCTTAGTGGGTATTCACACCTTTGAAAATGCCGTACAAGCGATTCAAAATACTGAAGCTTTTTATACAGGAGGTGGTAATACCTTTATGCTAGTACACCAGTTATACCAAAACCAATTAATAACAAAATTAAAAGAAGAAATCTTAAAAGGAAAACCGTATTTAGGAACTAGTGCGGGAAGTAATATTTGCGGACTCACCATGCAAACCACAAATGATATGCCCATCGTACAACCTCAAAGTTTTAAGACTTTGGGAATTTTACCTTTTAATATCAACCCACATTATCTAGACCCTAACCCGGATTCTACACATAACGGAGAAACCCGGGAAACCCGAATTAAAGAATACCACGCGTTTAATACGCCCCCGGTAATCGGCCTGAGAGAAGGTAGTTGGATAAAAATAAAGGACGAAAAAATTACCCTACAAGGCAAGCTAACCGCACGGATTTTTGAGCAAAATAAAACCCCTTATGAAATTACCCCGGAGACGGATGTAAGCTTTTTAAAATAA
- a CDS encoding glutaminase, translating into MEYADILKTIEQEIKQQKLTGKVANYIPELAKVDPNAFGMHVLCNDGSHFGFGEQHTPFSIQSISKVFMLTLAFKYLEEQEIFKRVGVEPSGDPFNSLIQLEQEKGIPRNPFINAGALVICDILLEVCGNPQAELVKMIQRMADIDKVPINQDVFDSEMKCSQRNQALINFMKSFGNIKHEINEVLTLYTHFCAIELTCAELAGSFTVYAKNGKLSDGTQLITASQTKRINALMQTCGFYDEAGEFSYRIGLPGKSGVGGGIAAVHPNELSVTVWSPPLNKKGNSELGMYALERFTTLSGVSVF; encoded by the coding sequence ATGGAATACGCAGACATACTAAAAACCATTGAACAAGAGATTAAACAACAAAAACTTACCGGAAAAGTTGCTAATTATATCCCGGAACTGGCTAAAGTAGACCCAAATGCTTTTGGGATGCACGTACTTTGTAACGACGGGAGTCATTTTGGGTTCGGTGAACAACATACTCCTTTTTCTATTCAGAGTATTTCTAAAGTATTTATGCTTACCCTGGCTTTTAAGTATCTTGAAGAACAAGAAATTTTTAAGCGTGTAGGAGTTGAACCTTCCGGTGATCCTTTTAATTCGTTGATTCAATTAGAACAAGAAAAAGGAATCCCCAGAAATCCTTTTATCAATGCCGGTGCCCTTGTAATCTGTGATATTTTGCTGGAGGTTTGTGGCAACCCTCAAGCAGAATTGGTTAAAATGATACAAAGAATGGCTGATATAGATAAAGTTCCGATCAATCAGGATGTTTTTGATTCTGAAATGAAGTGTAGCCAACGTAATCAAGCGCTTATTAACTTTATGAAATCCTTTGGTAACATAAAACACGAAATAAACGAAGTATTGACGTTATACACCCATTTTTGTGCAATCGAATTAACCTGTGCGGAACTTGCTGGAAGTTTTACTGTTTATGCGAAAAACGGTAAGTTATCTGACGGAACACAACTTATTACCGCTTCTCAAACAAAACGGATTAATGCCCTGATGCAAACCTGCGGATTTTATGATGAAGCCGGCGAATTTAGTTACCGTATCGGTTTACCTGGTAAAAGTGGCGTAGGTGGCGGTATTGCAGCGGTACACCCTAATGAATTATCCGTAACTGTCTGGAGCCCCCCATTAAATAAAAAAGGAAATTCGGAATTAGGAATGTATGCCTTAGAACGTTTTACGACCTTAAGTGGAGTTTCGGTTTTTTAA
- a CDS encoding sterol desaturase family protein, with amino-acid sequence MKKYLEGFIEAITGTLNWTWQSICFEVPWYTNYFYGLIAISLFVWGLEIIFPWRKEQAVLRKDFWLDAFYMFFNFFAFSIAISGFYKILQLVFTDIGIQENSLALFDPSDWPLWTQLLVFFIVLDFVQWFTHTLLHKYAVLWRYHKVHHSVKEMGFAAHLRYHWMENILYKPLKTFAVMILFGFEPQQAYVAHFLAITIGHINHANIKITWGPLKYILNNPVMHLYHHAYELPEGTYGVNFGISLSLWDYLFKTNYIPEDSGTIPLGFPGDEAFPSSFIGQNTYGFKKGQH; translated from the coding sequence ATGAAAAAGTATTTGGAAGGTTTTATAGAAGCAATTACAGGAACGCTTAACTGGACCTGGCAATCCATATGTTTTGAAGTCCCCTGGTATACAAACTATTTTTATGGATTGATCGCTATTTCTTTGTTCGTTTGGGGTTTAGAAATTATATTCCCCTGGCGGAAAGAACAGGCGGTATTGAGAAAAGACTTCTGGTTAGATGCGTTTTATATGTTCTTTAATTTTTTTGCTTTTTCCATAGCCATCAGTGGGTTCTATAAAATATTACAACTAGTTTTTACAGATATAGGTATTCAGGAAAACTCACTGGCCCTTTTTGATCCATCGGATTGGCCTCTCTGGACGCAACTCCTGGTGTTTTTTATTGTTTTGGATTTTGTACAATGGTTTACACATACTTTATTGCATAAATACGCTGTTTTATGGAGATATCATAAAGTGCACCATAGTGTAAAAGAAATGGGCTTTGCCGCACACCTTCGCTATCACTGGATGGAAAATATTTTATATAAACCTTTAAAGACTTTTGCCGTTATGATCTTGTTTGGCTTTGAACCCCAACAAGCCTACGTTGCACATTTTCTTGCAATTACCATTGGTCATATAAATCATGCTAATATTAAAATTACCTGGGGACCTTTAAAGTATATTTTAAACAACCCGGTAATGCATTTATACCACCATGCCTACGAGCTTCCTGAAGGTACCTACGGAGTAAATTTTGGGATTAGCTTAAGTCTGTGGGATTACCTTTTTAAAACAAATTACATTCCTGAGGATAGTGGCACCATACCTTTGGGCTTTCCTGGAGACGAGGCTTTTCCTTCTTCTTTTATTGGTCAAAACACATACGGTTTTAAAAAAGGGCAACACTAA